AGGGAGCCCAAGCGCATGCAGGAAAAGTGTCTGGCTTTTGCTAGTGTTTTTCTTTCAACAGGTGGGTGGGACCCAGCCAGTGTCTCCTGGCGTAAGTCAAGCATCTACAAATCTCTCTCCAGCTCCACTCATGTGCAGAGCTGCTCACGGTCCCCTGGGGACCCCCCCCTCCTGTTCCTTTTGCACACCTGGGCCCACAGCCCCATCTGGACTCCCCACAGAcctcccctgctctgggcctGCCGTCTGCCTGGGCCTCTCCTGCACccgcccttcccttcccccgccTCTGATGTGCTTGGCTGAACTGGGCAGGGAAGGACAGCTTCTTAGTCACTTCTTTGGGCCACAGGTGGAAAGTTCTAGGGCCCGtgtgctccccctcccccactcttactTCTCCAAGTGCCAGTTGGCTGTGTCCCAGGAAAACAAGGGCAGGAAGTTGGCAGGGGCGGGGCAAGGTGGGGGTCTGGCCATCTGGCCAACTCACTTCTGTACTCAGAAAGCTTGCTGAGGGGCTGGGACTATGGCTAAGGAGGCTCTGATGGAGGAGTGCCCATCCCGTCCTGGGCAAGCCCTCGGCCTTCTCCGGCCTCAGCTTACCCATTTGTGCAAAGGCTCGAAGAGACCCTGCCTACTTACTGATGGGGAGGCTGTGATGAGGTCATCACAGGAAAGCACTTAATCTCGAAGGGTAGTTATCTCTGTTGCTCAGCCCACAGGCCTTGGGGTGTGCTGTTCCTCAGAGCCTTGTAAGGAAAACCCTGGGAGGTGTGGTCCAGGCAGAAACCATCCCTGTTTGTGTTGGTGTGTGTGCCtgccggtgtgtgtgtgtgtgtgtgtgtgtaggggagagtgggggagggcgtTTGGGAACCAGGAGAATGCCTCCTGCCTTACAGAGCGCCCCGAGCATTCACTGAGCATCCCTGTGCTGAGACAGGCATTGCTTCGGTCTTTGGGAGCCCCCCAGCCTCACAGAGGGGCCGGATGCGTTACCGCCAACCACAGCGCAAGACCGCGACTTCCCCATCACGCTAGATTGTCCCAGCCGGCCCTGCGGTGTATCAGGTTGTCAACACGGGGTCCAAAGGCCTCCGGTGTGCCCAGGGCTCACAGAGGACTCCAACCTAAATCACGCATGCTTGCTGATGCTTCCATGGGAAGCCGGAGGACACACAGCCACCCCAGGGCACCGAGCGTGGTGCTGGACAGTGCTGGGGGCTCTGGGACCTGAAGATCCCCACGTGGTGGCGACCACGTGGAGGGTGAGGGGCTCCCTTGATCCAGCCACTCTCCTTGAAAGACCCCctcaacccctcccctgctttctttcaCCTCTATTTAGTTTCCAGAGACATCTCCTTAGGGTGTGCGGGCACCTCTCTGCCTGGCATCCAATGCCCTTGCTGATCCTGATGGGCTCAGTGATACTTGGGGCAGAGATTTCTGGCCCtttctctccagcccctcccccacgatCCCAGGGTCTGGTCAGACTGGATTCCTCCGGGTTCCTAGAATTAAGTgcattccaccccccccccccatcagcacCTTTGACCTCCATGTTTCTTCTCCCCAAATGTCTTCCTTCACCTAGTCCCGCTGCCTTGCAAACTCCCGTTTGTGGTGATTCCTGTTCTCAGTGCCCTCTGCACCCCCAGAGTTGTACCACGCAGCTCCCCTTTCCTTCCAAGCCCCCTTCCCAGAGCCCCACCTCCATTCTGTCTGTGTTCTTCCTCCCTTTTGAAGCCTCCTGGGACTTTGCCCCCATCCTGGCTTTATCTGACCACCTCTCTGTGTGTCTTCACAGAGTAAACAGGCTTTTGCTGGGCTTTGCTCCCAGGGTCTGGCCCGTAGCGTGCTCTTGGTGATCTCCCCCACTCAGGTCTGGCCAAACAGGCTGCAGCCCCAGGAGGAGGTGACCGAAACTCTCCTGGtagggggcaggagtgggggggcaggtttccctctctcttctcctctggcAGGGCTGGGAAGCCTGGTGGTGGTAAGAGGGGGGACAGCAAGTaacagacccaggagtcctggctcCCCAGCCCCTCGTTCCCCAAACTGCCCTCGTCGAGCCAACACCAAAAACGCGGGTGAGGCAAGTGGGTGGATGGTGAGAATGGGGACAGTAGTGATCAGGCCAGTGGGGAAGACATATGGACAGGACTACAGTAATTGGGGTGGGGATTTTGTCCTCAGACCCCCTCCCTGAGGGTCTCCACCCCATCTGCCCACCCAAGCCTGGAAGGAGGGAGCCCTGAGGTGTGGAGATCCTGTCTTTGGGACCTGAACCTGGCTGGGCGTGGCTGCCCCATGGGTCCAGGTGCCTGTGGACTGTGACTCAGTGTCTATCTCCAGATTGACCTCAGCaagggcctgggggcgggggtgggggggtggggagagggcagttTCCCCTGAGACTGGCTCTCCAGGATCCTGACTCAGGGGCCCAGGGTTGAGGCCTTGAAGGGCCTTTGTTGGCCCTGACTCTGGAATCCAGAGAAACTGGTCAGGGGAAGTCCCCAGGGACGGaaacccctccctctgcccccgcccccccaccaagAGCCATATAACTGCTCCAGTCTCCAGTCTCCTGTCAGACTGGAGACAGGAACTGGTCCGGTCACACTCGCTGTGCTGGTGCTTCTGACTCTGGAGCGATAAGGAGCTGAGCCGACCGTCTCTGCCTCTGCACTCGCAGTGAAAGTCTTCCCTCTAGACGCCGAGGGTCTGTCCTCAGTGCTTGGAATCCTACAGCCCCCCGGGGCCGGATCCCCACAGCCTTCCAGGTCCTAGACCCCGGCAGACGCCGAGCCATGGCCTCCATGGGACTACAGGTGATGGGCATCGCGCTGGCCGTGCTGGGTTGGCTGGGCGCCATACTGAGCTGTGCGCTGCCCATGTGGCGCGTGACGGCCTTCATCGGCAGCAACATCGTCACGTCGCAGACCATCTGGGAGGGCCTGTGGATGAACTGCGTGGTGCAGAGCACCGGCCAGATGCAGTGCAAGGTATACGACTCGCTGCTGGCGCTGCCCCAGGACCTGCAGGCGGCCCGCGCCCTCATGGTCGTCTGCATCATCCTGGCCGTGCTGGGCGTGCTGCTGTCCGTGGTGGGCGGCAAGTGCACCAACTGTGTGGAGGACGAGAGCGCCAAGGCCAAGACCATGATCGTGGCGGGCGTGGTGTTCATTCTGGCCGGCCTGCTGGTAATGGTGCCGGTGTCCTGGACGGCCAACAACATCATCCGGGACTTCTACAACCCGCTGGTGGCCTCCGGCCAGAAGCGGGAGATGGGTGCCTCTCTGTACGTCGGCTGGGCCGCCTCGGGCCTGCTGCTCCTCGGGGGGGCCCTGCTGTGCTGCAATTGCCCACCGCGCACCGACAAGCCCTACTCGGCCAAGTACTCTGCCGCCCGCTCCGCCCCGGCCAGCAACTACGTGTAAGGTGCCGCCACTCAGCTCTGTCTCCGGGCTTTGCTTCTCCCTGGACTGAAGGTGCAGCCCATGCCCCCGGGGATGGATGTTCCTGCCACGGGCCGCAGGCTGCACAAGCAGGGACTGAGCCAGGCCACCGGCTGGCAGCCCCTTCCGGCCCCCTCGGACACCTACCCAGAGCCTCCTCTACGCCAGcaaggatggatggacagaaaGAGACTCCTGTGCTGCCCTCCTCTGGCCCCGGGGACACAGGAGAGGGGGTGGAAGTAACAGGGTGTGGCGGAGGGGGGAGCTGGCTCCTGCCGGTCAGGAGAGCACGGCCCTGAATTTGCTTGGGCTCTGCCTCCGCGGGTGCCCGGCCCACTCCTGTGTTGGCCGTGAGGATGGCTGGCGCCTCGCTCCCCCACCTGCCTGTGGAGCACAGTTGACACAGAGTTGACAGACGGGTTTAGAGGGGAGGGGTGAAGGCGCTACAAACTGgtttgggtggtggtgggggaggagacCGCGGAGGCTGCCCAGGCTGCctgcacccctccctgcccccaccctgcagcCTCAGGGCTCTGCCTCAGCGGCCTGGGCAGGAGGACCCCAGCCTCTTGTGACCGGTCACGCCTGGATTCGCCACCCCTGCCAAGGTCGTTGGGCATCCTGGGAAGAGCAGGGGGAACGGTCTTTCTCTGGCCTTCATTCCCAGGAAGTCCTGGACctttttttccctgcctcctctctggttTCTGTTTTGTAACTTAATATCTGTTTGTCATGGTAATTACTataattttctacaataaatggGACCTGTGCACAGGAAGACCATATCGTTTCTGATTTCAGCCGtgaaggtgggcaggggagggctagaagcctgggcaggggtgagggaggagtACGACCGCTGTGTGGTGGTCAACacaagaacacttaaaaaaacaacaacaccaaccTGGTTTCGAGGAACTGTGACAAATCAGAGCTGGCCCTCACCTTAGGAATCACCTCGCTCAAGCCCTTCGTTTGCTGGAAGGTCAAGGCAATCATAGGAAACGCACTGCTGAAGTGCTGGGGACCCCAGTGGGGAGGCCACGTGAGAACACTCAGCCCTGGGGGGTGGGCCACCTGCCCTCTATCCATCTTTGTCCCAGCTCTGTCCGAACCTGGGCATCCAGGTTGGTCTGCTCACCCTCCAGGTCCCACGTCCTGGCCTTGGCCCGGGCTGTTTCCTGCTGTGGGTCTAGAATGTCCTTTTTGCCTTTCTCCACCCCTCGGAATCCTGCTTGTCCTGAAGGCCAGGCTTCAGTCTTCCTCCCTAACGAGCCTTCCCACAGTCCCTGTGTGGAGGAATTATCATTAGTCCTGATCATACCCCCAAGGCCTGGGGGTCACTGAACCCTTTCACCGGGCAGACACGCCCTGAGCTCAGCTTTCCAGCTcctttagagatgaggaaactgaatcctGGCCATGTGAAGGTATTTGGCCAAGGCCAGAGGCACGGGCATGAGTTTCCTGTCCTCGAGTTAGCATGAGAGGGCCCACCACGGGAGGTGTCAGGAAGTTACATCTGTGGCCCTGTCAGGGCTGGCTCAGGGgcggcctggggtgggggccctCTCTGTTCCATCTCTTCTCACTTCTGTCCTTCTCAGGGACGGACGTCAGTTTCCTGGGGAAGAGACTCACAGAGCCAGAGTCCTGCTACCCCTCCTGGGACTCATTTAATGGGCAAGGTTGGCTCAGGggccccattttacggatgaagcAGAGGAGGCCCAAGGACGGGCCTGGAGGAGGCCTGGATGAGAGGGTCAGAGGCCAGCTGGGGGCTGAGGACTGGGCCTCACTCCCTCCACCTGGGCCCCCTCCTGCTTTCGGTACAGGTAGACGATGCCAGAGATGAACCCATCGCTGTCAGAAGTTCTGGGCACCACCTCAAGCTCGGATGTGGCCAGTTCCCACCGGTCCACAGGCCAGGCCACTAGGCGTTCCCACGCCCCGGCCTGCTCCAGCCTGTCCAGGGTAGCCTCCAGGGCCTCCTTGTAGTGAAGGTTGGACGGGTTGGTCCGGGTGGTCAGACACACCAGCCCCCCTAGGGAgagacgggggcgggggtgggggtgggaagaggtgagtgggggaggggcaggagcccTGGTTCCAGGCTCCACCCCTTCCAGGAAAGGTTAtctttcctgctcttccctcAAGGGCGTACATTCTCCCCACCACCGTCACCCcaccggccccccacccccccgccagcCTTTTCCTATCTCCATGCCTTTGCTGCTCACTGTTCCCGCCTCAAGGAATACCCTTCTGCGTTTTCAGCCTCCTATACCAACTTCCAGGCTCACGCGTCCTTTACGCTGGGAACTCTTGGCTTAATCCCCTGGACAGAGGGGACTCCCTCCTCAGTGCTCACCCAGCCCCTCTGCCGGAGGATGTGGTGTATCAGGATGCACGGGAAGGAAGCCCTTGGGACCTTGGGTAAGTCCCatcacctctctgagctgcagTTTCCCAGCTTACAGAGTGGGGCTTGTTTCCGGGTCTCACAGGAAGGACCACATTAAGCGCcggctgaatgaatgagtgacatATCCTTTCTGGTGTTCCCTAGACACCTATAGCGTGCCCAGTGTGGGCTCAGATACATGTAGAAGAGGCCAGTgtctggaaggcttcctggaggaagcaagGAGGAGAAGCTGGGCCCTGCAGGGTGGGTGGCTGGGGCTCCGTGAGAGGAAAGGCTCTGAAGCAGGGGAGCCTGTGACAGGGGCACAGCAGACGGGGCTCTAGCCAGCTCAGGGGCCTGACAAGCGTGGGCGGGGCTGGTTATGCCAATGGGGGTTTCCTGTTCTCTTGAGCCCCACcactacctctctctctgaccccatcGAACACCCTGCTCCCTGAGGCTGAAGCCTGCCCAGACTGGCCCAGGCTTAGCCACAGGCTCGGCTCCTGGCAGTGGAGGcgagggggacagggagaggatgCGGCCTTGCTGCCACAGGCCCACTTTGGGGCTTCCTGAGCCCATCCTGCAGCCAAGTCAGGGCCTCAGCATCTGCCTGCTCAGTCCCCCATGCTCCTTTCTGCCTCTGACTCCCCGTGGCTGTCTTCCTGACCTGTTTGGGCCTGTGGCTGTGTTCCTGTGCCCACTGCCGTCAgcgctcccccccgcccccgcctgtcCCCCGGAAATGCCTCTCTTCCCTGAATTCTCAGAGTGTGTGCCCTGGTCCTTTTCCCCACGGCCCTTCCTGGGGTGCAGTGGGGTGCAGTGGGTTGGTGATCGAAGCCCAGAGGGCAGGGTGTGTACCCCCCCTCCAGAGCAGAGGCCAGCACGGGACAAGGCACACAGGAGGAGCACAGTAAACACAATCCTTAGCTGCACATCAACCCACGGGTGGAGGTTACAAAAAGTGCTCACGTCTATCATCTCACCTGAgcagcccatttcacagatgaggaaactgagaccaggaAAGAGCAAGAGACTCACCTGACAGTTGTCAGTGAGTTCGTGAGGGAGCCGGAAGACGAGGGAACTGAACTGAGCCCCCACTGCGTGCCAGGACTGGAGCAAAGGCCTCAGACACGTCTTTTCACTCAGTGCTCACTGCGATCCATTGGGGAAGGGTCTCTGTCACCGCTCAGAGGCGAGGAAACAGAGCCAGGGGGAGTGGAGCTGCCCAGTGGATAAGAGGGCAAGCTGGCTACCGGTCTGCCCTGCCTGCTTGCCTGGGTCTGTTGATGGTGGCAGCTGGCGGCTGGGAAGCTAGGCtaggctgtgtgaccctgggcaggacCCTGCCCCTCACTTAGCCTGAGACATTCGGAGGTTAGTGTCTGTGGgtgtgcggtgggggggggggggggaaggcattCACATGGGGTTGGATGGGCCTGCTCCTCACCTGGCTTGGTAACTCGCAGAAGCTCAGGTACCGCACTGCAGGGCACTTGGCCATCGCTGAGGGCACCCACCATCAGTACCGCATCGAAGGTCCCTGTGTGGAGTGTGGGGTCTGTCTTTGGTGTGGTCTCATGATACCCACAGGGATGACATCAGATCACGGGGTAGAGGGCTCAGAGAGAGGGGCTCacaggggctcagagagggtCCCGGTGGGGGTTCATGGGGCTCAGTGTGGGTGGGGGCTTGTGAAGAGCTCAGCAAGGAGGATGGAGGCTGGACAAGAGAAGGGCACTCACtgtcgaggtgcctgggtgggaaGGGAAGTACCTTCAGAACTGGGCAGAGGCTCCTGGCCCAGGACGCAGAGGCTGAGATTCTGGTAGAGGCCACGGGCTCGGGCCCGTTCCAGCATCCCTGGGCTCCCATCCACCCCATGCAGCTGGAGGAAGCCCCGAGCCTGCAGCTAAGGTGGGGGGACTCAGTCACAGTTCACACCTGCCATCTCCCAGCTGGGTCCCTGCACCTGGGGAGGGCAGCAGGCTCCGCAGTAAATGTAGTCCACGTGTTTGGGACCGGTGAGTCTGAGCAGGGAGGCAGAGTTCTGGGGCCAGGGGTGGGAGAAAATTTGAGCGAGTGGGGAGTTGAAGAGAGGACAGGGGATGTGGGGAGGCCTCACCTCAGCAGCCACCAGGCCGGTGCCACAGGCCACATCCAGGATCAGGGCAGCATGGGGTGGGCCCGGAAGGGCTTGGGTAAGGCAGTCTACTGCGAGGCGGGGGGCGCGGTACTGCAGGGCGGCCACATCCTGGGGACAGAGTACTGAGCTGACCGGCAGCCCGTGCCCCAGTGTTTGGGTGACCTCTGTGTAGGGTGGTCTAGGAATCAAACAGgccaagctgtgtgtgtgtgtgtgtgtgcgcgtgcttATTGGCACCTCCTCCAGGTGCAGTCCCAGGGTGGAGAGGTCTTGTTTCCTGATTTTTCAAGGGGCTGCCAATATGGAAACATGGGGCTGGTCAGAGGCCAGAGCTGCTGTCAATGAGCCGAAGAGGGGGCCAGTCCTTGAGGAGGCAGGACTGCCGGGTCTCACCTCATTCTCACAAGCCACCCTGGGATGATGCAAAGCTAATTATTCCCTCTTTAGACATAGGAAAGTTGAGGCTGGGCAagcaagaggagagaggggaaggagcctGGCCAGTTTACCTGGTCATAGTCTGGAGCCCAGCGGTCATAGAAGTGCAGCTTGTGGCCCAGGTCGGTGATGCCATGTGATGCCCCCACCCGGGCCCGCACTTCGGACAGGCTCCCGCCCTCTTCCTGCGCCATCCTCCTGTGGGGACACAGCCTTGGTGTCCGAGGCACACTGAAATTTCTCCcattcccacccctcccacccaatCCCATTTCACAGGCGGTGACACTGAACATACAGAGGGCGAGACTGTAACACCTGGAGTTcagggcttgggggaggggtgctcccTGTGGCCGGAGGGAGGACATGACCCTACCTCCCCACTCTTTAAGCGGTGAGCTGGCGTCCTGGACCTAAGGGTCTCTAAACAGGTAAAGGGTCAGAACTCACCGCCAATCGGACTCTCCCGCGGTGCTTAGAGCCGGAACTCGGGGCGGGGCCTGTACGCCGAgccgggccccgcccccacctccccgaATGATTGGCTTTCCGCTATGAGAAAGTACCCAATCAAAGGAAAGCGCTGGCAGCCGCCCCCGCTACCAGCCAATGAGCTCAAActtcttggcctctctctctctctctctctctctctctctctctagcccgGGGAGATCCAGACTTTCCGAAGCGTTTTCAGGGTATCCGCGTTTAGGAGCATCTCTGTGCCCTCCGGGCTCTTGATGTCCTTCATTAGGAAGTGAGAGCCTCTGAAATCTTAGGGGGAAGAGGGGGGCctaggtctgtgctgacagctcagagcctggagccttcttcagcttctgtgtctccctctctctgcccctcccccctctcaaaaataaataaaccttaaaaaattaaaaaaaaaaaaaaaggggggggggtgcccaggaTCAGCCTTCATTTTTAGACCCCACGGCCTGGGCAACGCTATCctgtagaactttctgtgataatggaaatattctatactGTACGCTTTTCAATACAGTAGCTACATGTGGCATTGAGCATTTGAAACGTGGCTAGTGctactgaggaactgaattttgagttttattttgccTTAGTAATTTAAATAGCCATCTGTGGCTAGTGGCCTCCGTTTTGGACAGCGCGGAGATCCTTGCTGCTCAAAGTATGGTCCCAAAACTTGGTTGCTCCAGGGGACCCCCTTAGGGGAggtttttagaaatgcaaattcttgagcCCCGTTCCAGACCAATAGAATGAGATTcagatggtggggtgggggggagggggggctgggaggggcccagaaatctactttttttttttttttaaagtttatttatttttagagagagggcacttgggtggctcagtgggttgagtgtcttgactttggctcaggtcatgatctcacagctcataggTTCAAGCTCAGTgtcggctctgtactgacagcttggagcctggaacctgttttggattctgtgtctctgtctctctctgcccctcctcctctcgtattctgcctctctcaaaaagaaataagcgttaaaaaatttaaacgacaaaagaagaaaagatatcttgagagagagaaagagaaagtgggggaagggcagagggagacagagagagagaatctcaagcaggctccacactctcagcacagagcctgacgtggggctcaaactcatgagcagtgagatcatgacctgagctgaaatcaggtcagacacttaatggactgaaccaccaaggcgctCCCAGAAATCTACTTTAAACAAACTCTCCAGCTGATTTCTATGCGTCTGAAGTTTCAGAAGCACTAGCCTAGAGGACCCTTGGGGATCAGAGTTTGGACAGGTGGAGTTTGGGAGTTTGTTACAGGTGTCTAGGAGGGAGGTGATGGTAGCATGAACTTGGGTAGCGGTCATGGCTGTGGAGAGGAGTGGATGAAGGTCAGAGACGTTTAGGCGGTCGAGGCAGCAGGGCTTTGGTGATTGAGAGCGAGTGGCCTGGGGAAGCGAGTCGTTGGGAGTTGAGACTTTGGGTGGATGATGGTGCCATTCACAGCCAGGGAAGCCCgggaggaggagcaggtttgggggCAAAGAGGATATTAACCGCTTGGGGTTGTTGAGTTTGAGGGGTCCACGTGAAGATGTCCAGGAGGATGTTTAATGCCAGAGTCTTGAGCTCAGGAGACAGGACAGGCGGGAGACAGATTCAGGGTCACGAGTATAGCCAGTGATTGAGGCAGCCAATAATGGTGGGATGTGCAGGGAGAGATAAGAAAGGATGAGAAGAGAAGGATGGAACCTGAGGACCCCTAACCCTTCAGGGTGGAAGAGGAGTGTCTAGGAGAGTTGGAGAAAACCCAGAGAAGTTGGGAAGGATGCCAAGAACAGAAGAGTCTCAAAGAGATGAGGAATGGCCAACACTGAGGTGTGTCGAGAGGTGGCATAAAATGAGGCTTCGGAAGTGAGCCCTGGATATAGGGATGTGGAGGTCTTTGGGGGCCAAGGGAGACCCTGACAGCATACACCGGTGGCCAAATTTACCACCTCTCCTTGAGTTAGACAACGTGCCCCAGCCTCCCTTGTATGTTGGCGTGTCCCTGTGGTTGAATTCTGGCCGATAGAAGGCAGATGTCGGTAAAGTGCTTTATTTCCAGACCTGGACCATAAACGCTTCCTATCCGATCCTCCATGGAACAGGGTCCAGGCGCCCAGAGGAGAGTGGGGATGCCAGATGACGGAGTTGGGGACCCTAAATGATTGTGTATAGCACaacccacctcccccacccacctgcacGGGACTGTAACATGAACAAGAAACCCACTTCATTGTGTTGAGCCACGATTTCAGGATTGTCCGTTACAATAACGTCATTTCCCTTCGTTGACACGGTGACCTTGGCAAGAGCAGTTTTGGGGGAGTGGAGGTAGGGGAGGAAACCCAGATGTCAGCTGTCACCTGCCAAGATCCAAACCCAAATCTGTTTTAGTCCAACGGTGTCCGGTGAATGTGTCGTGAGTCCGTTGTGCTCAGCTGACAGAACAGAACACGTGCAAAGCTGCAGCCAAAACACAGAGAGATTTACAAGACTCGTACAGGAAGCTGAGACTGGGCAGTCGGGTCAGAGGCTCACTTATGCCATCAGCGACCCAGGCTCTTgtcatcttccttctctgccacCGTTTGCACGGAGGCCTTTGCGCTCCTGACTGTCACCTCGTCATGGCTGCTGCACCTCCCAACAGGATAGGGTGAAGGGGAAAGGGCAAAATGCTAGGCCAGCTCAGACTATTCATCATCACAAAAGCTTTATTGGAAGCCCAGGGCCGGGAGTTCTTCATCCCATTGGCCAGTTTGGGTCACATCGTCACCCCAGA
This window of the Neofelis nebulosa isolate mNeoNeb1 chromosome 18, mNeoNeb1.pri, whole genome shotgun sequence genome carries:
- the CLDN4 gene encoding claudin-4 — encoded protein: MASMGLQVMGIALAVLGWLGAILSCALPMWRVTAFIGSNIVTSQTIWEGLWMNCVVQSTGQMQCKVYDSLLALPQDLQAARALMVVCIILAVLGVLLSVVGGKCTNCVEDESAKAKTMIVAGVVFILAGLLVMVPVSWTANNIIRDFYNPLVASGQKREMGASLYVGWAASGLLLLGGALLCCNCPPRTDKPYSAKYSAARSAPASNYV
- the METTL27 gene encoding LOW QUALITY PROTEIN: methyltransferase-like protein 27 (The sequence of the model RefSeq protein was modified relative to this genomic sequence to represent the inferred CDS: inserted 2 bases in 1 codon), which codes for MAQEEGGSLSEVRARVGASHGITDLGHKLHFYDRWAPDYDQDVAALQYRAPRLAVDCLTQALPGPPHAALILDVACGTGLVAAELQARGFLQLHGVDGSPGMLERARARGLYQNLSLCVLGQEPLPSSEGTFDAVLMVGALSDGQVPCSAVPELLRVTKPGGLVCLTTRTNPSNLHYKEALEATLDRLEQAGAWERLVAWPXWTGGNWPHPSLRWCPELLTAMGSSLASSTCTESRRGPRWRE